In Cherax quadricarinatus isolate ZL_2023a chromosome 1, ASM3850222v1, whole genome shotgun sequence, the DNA window TATAAAAGCTCTTGAAGCAGGAAATGATACAGAAGCTGTTGTCCATGAATCAACAGCCTCAAATACAACTTGCAACAGCAAGAAGTGTGAGAAACAATGTCAGATATTCATTATTAAGTTTGGCTCTCaaggaaagggaaaaaaataaaTGCACATCTTTAGGCAAGACCTAAAATTTTGCCTCCGACTGCTGAGGAATTCAAATGAAAATGCATAGGGCTAATTTTAGGCTAGTATTTTGGAGGGCTGGACAAACCTCAAGACGCAGATCCAATGAAATTTCGAAGGGAGGAGAACGAGCCTGCCAAGTCTTTGTGGTGCCACCTTAACTCAAAGTGTTTGGGTTGCACCACCAGGAATTGAGCCACTGTAGCTGCAACAGAGATCAACACTGCTTATCACTTTGAAGTTAATTTTCAACTGCTCATCTTTCTTATGTAGATGTGAACGATCTGACAGGTGTTTAATCCACACGACAATGGTCAATCTGAAAGATGATGCAGAGGAGATAACTCATGATGGTGGAATCATGGAggatattttattatataatgaaATCATCCGAAGGTGACTTCCTTTGcctaaaaaaaatattagaaattAATTTTATTATAATACTCAACATTGATGTTGATCTGGGTTTCTCGTGTTCATGAATGATCGTCCACCACCTAGGCAGCCATCTTGGATCTCTCAATTTCTTCAAGGGTGACAGAGTGGCAGCCAGTGGATTATCAGTCTAGGCATCTCAGATATTTAATATCAGCTAAGTACAATTATGTCTCATGAAATTTCAGTTTCATTCATCTTTCCACCAGACTACAGAGGCTGAAACCCCAAAGCTTCAGTATAAGGCATTCTTTGTATCAACCTTCACGTGGCTGCTACAAAACAATCTTTATATGTTAAACTCACACCAATGAGGCAGTCTGACGAGTTAAATCATTCACATAAATGCTCTTCGGTTGAGATTGAAGAGTATTTTAACACTGTTCATAGAGGGCTACAGTCTACATGTAAATTGTATACAAACTTGGGACATAATCTTGCCAACCCGGATTGTCTATGTAACAATAATCTTTGTTAGCTGGACTGAGTGAAAGTATAGCTCGGTGTTGCAAGTGCCACTCAAAGTTACGAGTGTCACACACAAGTGTTACTCGGGACTATGACAGTGTCATAAGTGCCACTCGAGGATATGACTGTGCCATAGAGCCTATAAACATGATACATTAATAGTGACATTTTCATCATGTCATTCTATGTCTTAGATTCTTAAAGTAAGCATTAAAACCTATAGTGGCGTATCCTCAGCATCCAGGCGAGGGACACTTGAGGCTCTAATAACATTTGTAATAAGGACCAGTGTCACTCGTGACCTGCAGGCTGAGGGCCATCTGGTACACCTCCACTACCTGAAGGACTGAGTACGAGTGTGGCGGCATTCTCGCCCTTGTCACCTCCTGCAGAAGGACCTACAAAGACTACCTGAAGGACTACGAGTGTGGCAGTATTCTCGCCCTTGTCACCTCCTGTAGAAGGAACTACATAGACCACCTGAAGGGCTATATACGGGTGTGGTGGCATCCTCGCCCTTGTCACCTGAAGTAAGATCTACATAGACTAGTTTAGGGCATCGACGCACTCAGAGTTCCACGTGATACAAATTTTGGGTCGGTCTCGCGTAGTATGTATATAGACAGACGGTGAATATGATTTCACTTTGCCTCGTGTCAACCCAATTGTCAAGACTATTCCATGAACTGTGTCATGCTAGGCTTAACAGCAGTCTTGACAAGTCAACCTAAAAACAATAACAGCAGATTTAACAGACTAGTGTTGTTTTACGAAGGTGGTCTTCATAGATGGTTCAACCCATTTACCAACTTGACCAACGTTATTTTAAGAGATGGGTTATAAGACCACTTTCCTGACCATGCTATTTGAAGAATTAATTTAGAACAGTACTTCGAACATGCTCTCCGAACACATTAGTCTTGGTAGTGTCCCTTGTCAGACCTTTTGGTGGTTATATTCTGGTATAGTCGTaaacattgtgagaaacatttcaAACATGTGACAGATCTTGACTACCAGACCGACCCATCATGTGTTCAACGTGTCCAcgcactcacaacatacactcagctCGGTCACTGGTCCAGTATACTGGAAGtcccttgtgtttacacttctaGGGCACCCTAGTGTGGCGGGTAAAAATAATGTACACAGGTAAGAGTatcttttttattaatattactcGATATCGAGTGTCTGATGCCAACACTGGAGGACTTGAAAGAAGCGTGAGTGGTATCCTGTGTGAGTGCGTGAGGACGAGTGTGTCGTTACATAAGACAATTGCACCACACCACACCCTGTCACTCAACTCAATAATGCATAAAAATGAAGTACAAACCCTCCACACAaggaagattaaaaaaaaaaaactaaaattaataacaaaaaaagtgtCGCAGTCCGAATAGCGACTTGTGCCTCCCGCTCTGGCCCAGGAGCTGTCCAGTGTATCCTGTACCCTCCCGCTCTGGCCCAGGAGCTGTCCAGTGTATCCTGTACCCTCCCGCTCTGGCCCAGGAGCTGTCCAGTGTATCCTGTACCCTCCCGCTCTGGCCCAGGAGCTGTCCAATATATCCTGTACCCTCCCGCTCTGGCCCGGGATCTTGTAAACTTACTCACCAATAGATAAGTGCCAAAAACATATTTGTATAGTGAATTATAAGTGCAGCCTCCCAAGGGAGTCTTTTGTTTAACAGTGCTAAACCagaatatttttgtttttttgaaCATGAGAACAGTGGTAAATTTGGGGACATTGGCAACTATCTCGCGAGTTACTAAGACGGTTCCTTGTTTTTGTGACATGAATACTCTCGCGAACTCCCAAGGAACCGACTTCAATGGATGAGGCCATGACGTCCCGGGCACCGCCAGCAGCAACCCGCCCACAACCTACCCGCTTCAGAAGTTGGTTTCTTCAGGTGTGCGGGTTGGCCTGAAGGGCACAGCCTCCTCTGGCAGGAGTCTGgccacagcagtggtagtggcggtTGAGGGGGGCGGCTGTGGGGTGAGAGGAGCACCAGCTCCTCCCTGCGTAAGGGCATGGGCGTTAGTGGGCCAGGCGGGGGCGGATTGTCACACATAACTCTCAGTCCTGCGGCCGAAGCAGCGGTTGTAGCAGTTCTTCCAGACAGCGAGAGTCTTGCTGCTCCACACCCAGAAGCCGGAGGTGATGCCCACCACCAGCGTGCTCAGGTACTTGATCATGAAGAAGATGAAGTCGGGCTTGGAGAGCGGAGTATTGTGGTCAACGCCGGCTGGGCAGTTAATGCTGTAGGTGACCCACGGTTCATCACGTGACCCACACTTCTCCCTCTGCCACGCCACCATCCACTCATCGTGGTAGGCTTGCTCGTAGAAGAGGCAGGCGACGAGTGCCGTGGCTGGCACTGTGTACAAGACGCTGAACACTCCGATGCGAACCATGAACCTCTCCAGTTTGTCCGTCTTGGTGCCGTCGTGCTTCATAATGGTTCGGATCCTGAAGAGTGAAACGAAACCCGTGAGGAGGAAGGCGGTGCCCAACACCAGGTAGAAAAAGAGTGGCGCCAGAACGAACCACTGCAAGGCCTTCACGTTCCAAAGTCCCACGAAGCAGACTCCAGTCATCACGTCACCTGAAACACAACATAAAACATCGTTAAACACTATATACAAGAACGAAACACTGGTAACAAATGCATTAAGATCAGAAACAAATACACACCAAATAATgaatggatgaatcttattgtagccagctgacccagtggcttacgactcacttgccgcgagttcaatccccacccctacctggagtttacgtggagagagttccgggggtcaacgcccccgcggcccggtctgtgaccaggcctaccgTGGTATgaaaataaataatttataatGTATACTGAATATGATGTGAATATTTCAAACCAACAGCAAGAGTTGATACGAGAGAAAACAAGAAAATAGGAGATGGATGACAAGATAATTTGAGAACACAGGTAATGAGAGATCATTAATACCGGTCATGTTTCTGGGTGATGGACAAAATGATGTTAGGGAAATTAGGGAATCACAGAAAGCACATCAAAGCTAATTACCAAATGCTTTGAGgagtaaaaagtcacaatactgttaCTAGAACAACACACAtataacctgcacacaggagaaagaaacgtttgacaacgtttcggtccgacttggaccactgactagtcacacaggaccgaaacgtcgtcataacttTCCTTCTCCTATGTATAGGTTACTTGCGAAATTGAAGACTGGGATATACTGGAGGAAAACTGAGGGATACTGAGAACTACGCTGCAGTGTGACGGAGGGATACTGAGAACTACGCTGCAGTGTGACGGAGGGATACTTAAAACTACGCTGCAGTGTGACGGAGGGATACCGAGAACTACGCTGCAGTGTGACGGAGGGATACTGAGAACTACGCTGCAGTGTGACGGAGGGATACTGAGAACTACGCTGCAGTGTGACGGAGGGATACTGAGAACTACGCTGCAGTGTGACGGAGGTATACTGAGAACTACGCAGCAGTGTGACGGAGGGATACTGAGAACTACGCTGCAGTGTGACGGAGGGATACTGAGAACTACACTGCAGTGTGACGGAGGGATACTGAGAACTACGTTGCAGTGTGACGGAGGTATACTGAGAACTACGCTGCAGTGTGACGGAGGGATACTGAGAACTACGCAGCAGTGTGACGGAAGGTTACTGAGAACTACGCTGCAGTGTGACGGAAGGATACTGAGAAATACGCTGCAGTGTGACGGAGGGATACTGAGAACTACGCTGCAGTGTGACGGAAGGATACTGAGAACTACGCTGCAGTGTGACGGAAGGATACTGAGAAATACGCTGCAGTGTGACGGAGGTATACTGAGAACTACGCTGCAGTGTGACGGAGGGATACTGAGAACTACGCTGCAGTGTGACGGATACTGAGAACTACGCTGCAGTGTGACGGAGGGATACTGAGAACTACGCTGCAGTGTGACGGAAGGATACTGAGAACTACGCTGCAGTGTGACGGAGGGATACTGAGAACTACGCTGCAGTGTGACGGAAGGATACTGAGAACTATGCTGCAGTGTGACGGAGGGATACTGAGAACTACGCTGCAGTGTGACGGAGGGATACTGAGAACTACGCTGCAGTGTGACGGAGGGATACTGAGAACTGCGCTGCAGTGTGACGGAGGGATACTGAAAACTACGCTGCAGTGTGACGGAGGGATACTGAAAACTACACTGCAGTGTGACGGAGGGATACTGAGAACTACGCTGCAGTGTGACGGAGGTATACTGAGAACTACGCTGCAGTGTGACGGAGGGATACTGAGAACTACGCTGCAGTGTGACGGAGGGATACTGAGAACTACGCTGCAGTGTGACGGAGGGATACTGAGAACTACGCTGCAGTGTGACGGAGGGATACTGAGAACTACGCTGCAGTGTGACGGAGGGATACTGAGAACTACGTTGCAGTGTGACGGAGGGATACTGAGAACTACGCTGCAGTGTGACGGAAGGATACTGAGAACTACGCTGCAGTGTGACGGAGGGATACTGAGAACTACGTTGCAGTGTGACGGAGGGATACTGAGAACTACGCTGCAGTGTGACGGAGGGATACTGAGAACTACGTTGCAGTGCGACGGAGGGATACTGAGAACTACGCTGCAGTGTGACGGAAGGATACTGAGAACTACGCTGCAGTGTGACGGAGGGATACTGAGAACTACGCTGCAGTGTGACGGGAGGATACTGAGAACTACGCTGCAGTGTGACGGAGGGATACTGAGAACTACGCTGCAGTGTGACGGAGACACAATGTCAGCACATAAATCAACTCTTACGGACTTACGACAACCTgcc includes these proteins:
- the LOC128688316 gene encoding frizzled-1-like isoform X2, with the protein product MTGVCFVGLWNVKALQWFVLAPLFFYLVLGTAFLLTGFVSLFRIRTIMKHDGTKTDKLERFMVRIGVFSVLYTVPATALVACLFYEQAYHDEWMVAWQREKCGSRDEPWVTYSINCPAGVDHNTPLSKPDFIFFMIKYLSTLVVGITSGFWVWSSKTLAVWKNCYNRCFGRRTESYV
- the LOC128688316 gene encoding frizzled-1-like isoform X1; its protein translation is MISDNVMFLRRVQLECICCCSLTVFWYSSCVFAVGDVMTGVCFVGLWNVKALQWFVLAPLFFYLVLGTAFLLTGFVSLFRIRTIMKHDGTKTDKLERFMVRIGVFSVLYTVPATALVACLFYEQAYHDEWMVAWQREKCGSRDEPWVTYSINCPAGVDHNTPLSKPDFIFFMIKYLSTLVVGITSGFWVWSSKTLAVWKNCYNRCFGRRTESYV